The following are from one region of the Salvia hispanica cultivar TCC Black 2014 chromosome 1, UniMelb_Shisp_WGS_1.0, whole genome shotgun sequence genome:
- the LOC125191004 gene encoding receptor-like protein Cf-9 homolog, with protein sequence MPGTSFTGELSLYGLQVLLMLPWSSMVLCLPCPYNPQHQPYLLPATEDLIYEPVVHNWASNIPKEIGNLRMLQWLDLNTNKLSDNIPNEIFGLTNLQTLDLSVNDFRGHVPREIGNLTMLRLLDLSTNKLSGDIPEEIGRLTNLKSLGVSSNKLKGSLPATLFGMPSLQYVDFAYNELSGPLSPQIGNMTSLLRIGLEFNHFSGEIPKEIGRLTNFERLSMCCNRISGSVPRELGNMTAMFGLYLSNNALSGPIPSAIGNMSELDYLVLPHNKLIGEIPSSICNLRLLTLLHLADNHLEGQIPKCLGNFNSSLLALNLGGNQITALQSTFAKGCSLQALILYGNKLEGITHSLINCQRLESIDFGDNEIRGAFPFWMETFPQLRVLILRSNKLNGTMLEASKTEHPFPKLQVLDISRNAFVGSLPDRYFKNCEGMIDAKDNLTRVEKDRLQTYLDLGVTLKGLDQELKRLLDTFTMIDLSSNRFSGNIPISIGNLNSLRYLNLSSNTLTGEIPVSLGNISILESLDLSWNRLSGKIPSDLTGLTFLSKLNLSMNNFVGPIPQSKQFSTFQNDSYIGNLGLCGVPLAKHCETTDGKSVFPPQEDDDEESGFIDGFGWRSVVMGYGCGFVVGIGIGYMIIRRGRPRWLVEFFLWRWI encoded by the exons ATGCCAGGAACCTCATTCACTGGGGAGCTGAGCTTGTATGGCCTTCAG GTCTTGCTGATGCTTCCTTGGAGCTCAATGGTTCTTTGTTTACCTTGTCCATATAATCCTCAACATCAACCATACCTCCTTCCTGCTACT GAGGACCTGATTTATGAGCCTGTAGTCCATAATTGGGCAA GTAACATTCCTAAAGAAATTGGGAACTTGAGAATGCTTCAATGGTTGGATCTTAATACAAACAAGTTAAGTG ATAATATTCCAAACGAGATATTTGGTCTTACAAATCTACAAACTTTGGACTTAAGTGTCAACGACTTTAGGGGCCACGTTCCTAGAGAAATTGGGAACTTGACAATGCTTCGATTGTTAGACCTTAGTACGAACAAATTAAGTG GTGATATTCCAGAAGAGATTGGTCGtctaacaaatttaaaaagtttggGCGTGAGTTCCAACAAGTTAAAAGGCTCATTGCCTGCAACTCTTTTCGGCATGCCATCCTTGCAATATGTTGACTTTGCTTACAATGAACTAAGTGGACCATTATCACCACAAATTGGAAACATGACATCCCTTCTCAGAATAGGCCTTGAATTCAACCATTTCAGTG GTGAAATTCCAAAAGAGATCGGTCGTCTTACTAATTTCGAGCGATTGAGCATGTGTTGCAACAGAATTAGTGGTTCAGTGCCAAGAGAACTTGGGAACATGACAGCCATGTTTGGTTTATACCTTTCCAATAATGCTTTAAGTG gTCCAATACCTTCCGCCATTGGGAATATGTCAGAGCTGGattatttagtactccctcatAACAAACTAATTGGAGAGATTCCATCATCCATTTGCAACTTGAGATTACTGACACTCCTCCATTTAGCAGACAATCATTTGGAAGGACAGATTCCAAAGTGCTTGGGAAACTTCAATAGTTCATTGTTGGCTCTTAATTTGGGTGGAAACCAAATCACAGCCCTTCAATCCACATTTGCAAAAGGTTGCAGTCTTCAGGCCCTTATTCTGTATGGCAATAAGTTGGAAGGAATAACACATTCCCTAATCAACTGCCAACGCCTGGAAAGCATTGATTTTGGTGATAATGAAATACGAGGTGCATTTCCCTTCTGGATGGAAACATTCCCTCAACTTCGCGTCCTCATCTTGAGGTCTAACAAGTTGAATGGTACTATGTTGGAGGCTTCAAAGACCGAGCATCCGTTTCCAAAGTTGCAAGTCTTGGATATATCAAGAAATGCATTTGTTGGCTCTTTACCTGATAGATATTTCAAGAATTGTGAAGGTATGATAGATGCCAAGGATAATCTGACACGCGTTGAGAAGGATAGGCTCCAAACATATTTAGACTTAGGTGTCACTTTGAAAGGTTTGGATCAGGAATTGAAAAGATTGTTGGATACGTTTACAATGATTGACTTATCTTCCAATAGATTTTCCGGGaatattccaatttccatCGGCAATCTTAATTCTCTTAGATACTTGAATTTGTCCAGTAATACTCTCACGGGAGAGATTCCTGTGTCTCTTGGGAATATAAGTATTCTTGAGTCATTGGATTTGTCATGGAACAGATTGAGTGGAAAAATTCCAAGTGATCTGACAGGTTTGACGTTTCTTTCGAAATTAAACCTATCAATGAATAATTTTGTGGGGCCAATACCACAATCTAAGCAGTTTTCTACGTTTCAGAATGATTCATACATAGGAAACTTGGGATTGTGTGGAGTTCCGTTGGCAAAGCACTGTGAAACAACCGATGGAAAATCAGTGTTTCCTCCacaagaagatgatgatgaagagtCAGGATTTATAGATGGATTTGGTTGGCGAAGTGTGGTGATGGGGTATGGATGTGGATTTGTggttggaattggaattggttACATGATTATAAGAAGGGGAAGGCCAAGATGGTTAGTGGAATTCTTTCTTTGGCGTTGGATATAG